CTGGCCTTTATCTCTCTGAGAATGGAATTGCATTGGAGATCAAACCCAATAGGAAAAGTGCGTAACAACCTGCCTTTTCTCAAAGAATTGGCCTATGAGAAATTCACACAAAAAAGTTGACAGTACCCATCATCAGTTATCGCGAGAAGAGGAATCCCAGCCAAAGCGCCAAGCCTTCGGGTAGCCGCTTTACTATCACCTTTCCCAACCTCCTCGATAACGAGATCTGATGCGTAGATATCGAACCGGTCACGTTGCGTGTCCCACCAATCAACGGTTGCTTTTTGCCAAGCAGCGGCCAGCAGGTCACGGGATGCTCGGGCCGTTAAGTATGATACGATCGATGTTTTCGATATAGACAGTCTTTTTACTCATTGTCGTCAGTTTCCTGTGTTGCACTTATTTTATCACCTGCCGAATCGCCGCTAATCAGCCGCGCAGCATTTTTGCGTCGGCTGAATTAGCATTGTTGGGCCACATACTCAGAATAAGGTTTTATTTTTTTTAGCAACGGGCTGAGGGTTCTTGCGGCAACTTCTGTATCATGGGCAACTTGGGCACGTAACCAGTAGCCATTAGATAGGCCAAAGAAACGACACAACCGCAAATCGGTATCAGCAGTTATCGATCGCTTTCCACCGACAATTTCGCTGATACGTTGGGCTGGAACGCCAATTTCCTTAGCTAATCGGTACTGACTCAGCCCCATAGGCTTCAGAAATTCTTCTAATAAAATTTCGCCTGGAGTTATGGGATCTAATTTTTTCATAGTAGATACTCCTCAATGGTAATCGACAATTTCGACATCTTCTGGACCTGCATCCGTCCAACGAAAGCAAACTCGCCATTGATCGTTTATACGAATGTTATGTTGATCAGAACGATTGCCCTTGAGCGCCTCAAGATGATTACCAGGTGGTACCCTTAAATCATCAAGCCGCCCAGCGATTTCAAGCTGTCTAAGTTTGCGTCGCGCAATTTTGGCAATATTTACGAATTGCTTGACATGATCACCTTTAGATAGCGCTTCAGTATTTTTACACTTAAATGATCTGATCATGTGTCATATAATAACACATATCGTGATTAACGTTAAGCGTGATTAGTGCAGCCCAATGGGCAGCTGACGCGCGGCGGACCCTGATAACGGCGCTTGCGCCGGTTATCAGGGGAGCACGTCGCGTCGAGCGTTGGGTTGCCGAGGCGCTGCGCGCCTTGAGGAACCATTAATTGACAAGCAGATTTGCCTTAATATAATGATATTGTCCATATTTTTGGGCAAATTTACTCTGCCTGATTATCATCTATTATATATTTTATAGCAATCGTAAGAGACTATGTCCAGATTTAAGAAAGACAGGGAACTCCTCGATGAGGTCCGGGATGTCATGAGGCTTCATCACTACTCGATCCGTACGGAACGAACATACTGTGGCTGGATCAAACGATATATACAGTACCACAATATGACCTCTCGGGAAGAGTTAAGCAATGGCGAAGTTAAAATAGAGGCGTTCCTGACATATCTGGCAGTGGACAGGGCAGTATCGCCCTCTACGCAGAATCAGGCCATGAATGCACTGGTTTTCCTGTACAAACACGTACTCAAAAAATCACTTGACGGGAATATTAATGCGGTACGGGCGAGGAAAAAGGTAAATATTCCTGTGGTTATGACCCGGGAAGAAGTGGCCCGTGTGATCACACTCATGGAAGGTACGCCGCAACTGGTTGCCAAGCTGCTCTATGGCAGTGGTTTGCGTATCACAGAGGCATTGCGTCTTAGGGTGCATGACATTGATTATGAGTTAAAACATATAATTGTACGTTCGGGCAAGGGTACGAAAGACCGGATCACGACATTTCCGGTCTCCGTGATTCCATTGCTCCGGAATCATCTTTCGAGAGTTCGGGTAATCCACGAACAGGATATGGCTCAGGGATACGGTGAAGTCTATATGCCCTATGCCCTTGCACGGAAATATCCTAACGCCGCAAAAGAATGGAACTGGCAGTATGTATTTCCTGCCCGTAATCTGTCAACCGATCCTCGAAGCGGTAAAATCCGACGGCATCATGTTGACCCCAGTGTAATTAACAAGGCAATCAAGATAGCTGCTCGTAAAGCAGGATTGACAAAACGGGTAAGCGCACATATCTTCCGGCACAGTTTTGCCACTCATCTTCTGCAGCGAGGCACTGACATCCGAACCATACAAGCCCTGCTGGGCCATAAAGATATCTCCACGACCATGATTTACACACATGTTCTGCGGCAAGGCGGACATGGAGTGCCAAGTCCTCTTGATGATCTGGATATCTGAATGCTGCTTAATTCCACGGCCCTTAGCTTAAGAGGAAAAGTTTCTATATTTGTCATGCACAATCCGGGTTTTATTGTTGTTTCTCTGCCTTCCATATGAGTACATCTGACAAAAAAATATTTGCCGCTATTTTCTGTTCCATTTTTACTTCTGTTACAGGCTTGGGAATAGTGGTGCCGCTTCTGCCGGTGTATGCCCACGATCTTGGAGCCAGCGGTCTGTATATAAGCCTGATCTTTGGCGCATTCTCCCTTTCGCGGACGTTTCTCCTTCCGTATTTCGGCAGGATTTCAGACATAAAAGGTCGCAAGCCGTTTATTGTCGCAGGACTGCTAGGCTATACACTGGTCTCCATTGCATTTATGCTTTCATCTGATGTCAACTCATTGATCATTATACGATTTTTACAGGGTATAGCGTCTGCCATGATCATGCCTGTTGCACTGGCCTATATAGGAGATATTACGCCAGAGGGAAGGGAAGGCTTTTATATGGGACTTTTTCACCTCTCCATGTTCCTGGGCCTGAGCATAGGCCCCCTGGCAGGCGGAGTGATCAGTGACAAATTCAGCCTGGATGCAGCTTTTGCGTCCATGGGTATTCTTGCGTCTGCGGGCTGCATGCTGAGTTTCTTCCTGCTGCCGCCTGTAAGCTCGGAAAGGATTGCCAGGAGGTACAAGGCCTCCATGCCTGCTATCCGGCTATTAAGGAGCAGGTCTATAGCAGGGCTGTTCATTGTCCGGTTTTCCTATATTACCTGCATTGGAATCATATGGTGTTTTCTGCCTGTTTATGCGGATTCGGAATTCGGGCTTTCAGGTCTCTCGATCGGGATTCTTGTCATGCTCGGAGTCTTTATAAGCGGGATGCTGCAGGTGCCGATGGGCTTTCTGGCTGACAGGCTCAACAAAAGGTACATGATTATCTGCGGCTGCCTTATAGTCGTATATGCAATATATTCATTTTCATGGGCAGAGGGATTCCGGGATATCATTATAGCGGATATTATCTTCGGAGTGGGAGGCGGGATGTCAACGCCACCGGTAATGGCGCTCTCTGTGATAAAAGGCAATGAAACCGAATCCATGGGTTCAGTCATGGGACTTCTGACAATGGGGCACAGCATGGGAATGATGCTCGGTTCTTTTTTTGCCGGTATTATAATGGATTATTGCGGTCTCAGGAGCGCATTTCCCCTGGGTGCGACGATAATGATGACCGGGATATTACTTTTCATCTTTCTGACACGGAAAAATAACCTGATTTCCCTTGCACATATGCAGAAATAGTAACACTGAGACAGGTAATATTTCCATATCTACGTGGTATTTCAACCAAATGAATGAGCCATTTTGACCAATTTGGAGGAAACAGTGAACGACACTAGGAAAATCGTGCTTGACTCGAAAGGGATGGACAGGGCACTTACAAGAATGGCCCATGAAATCATAGAACAGAATAAGGGAATAAAGGATCTCGCCCTCATTGGCATCAGGACAGGTGGAGTGCCGTTATCCGAACGCCTGCAGCAGCGGATTGCTGCCGTAGAGGGTACCATGGTCCCAGCCGGGATTCTGGACATTACTCTCTATCGGGACGACTGGAGTACTCTAAGCCAGCATCCCATAGTCAGGAAGACTGAGATTTCGTTCCCTGTTGACAACAAAAACATAGTACTGGTGGACGACGTCCTTTATACCGGTCGTACTGTCAGGGCTGCCCTGGATGCCTTGATTGACCTGGGCAGACCTCAGAAGATCCAGCTTGCTGTTCTCGTGGACAGGGGAAGACGGGAGCTTCCGATCAAACCCGATTTTGTAGGGCTTTCTATCCGGACTTCAGCAAGTGAACACGTAAACGTCTTTCTGAATGAAATTGCAGGAAGAGATGAGGTTGTCCTGGAAGAAAAAGGCTAAAAAAGTGCTTGATATCCGAAAAATTACCTGGATTCCATCGTAAATATTCGGTGAACCCGCTGTCCACTGCGGAAGTTGCCATCCGTGCCCTGCCGCAGGAGCGGTTTGCCTTTTGCAGGGTTTCGGGCAGCGGGCCGGTCCGCGATGAGTGAGCTTTGAAACCCGGAAAAAGGTAACCGCTTCAAGGCAGGATATAACGGGTTCACCGGATATTTACATTCCATCATTCCGGCGCAGCCGGGAAATCCGGGCCTCAAAATCGGTAGAACCCCTGAACCCCTGAACGGTGAGCGGTTAAGAAGATATTTTTGCAATTTAGCTTGACAAAATCAAAGGCAGAGGTCGATTTTGTCATCCTCGGAAAAGATACACTTCCCGTTGAGGCGAGATACCGCTCATTCAAAAGACTGAAGATCCCTTCCGGGCTGCGAAGTTTCATAAAGAGATACAGGCCCAAAACAGCTTGCGTGATTACAAAAGACATCTTTAGTCAAACAGTGCTGAACAACACGCGTATCCTGTTTGTGCCTGCCTGGGCGATGTAATTACGGACTCCTTATTGCCAAGTAAAACGCAATACAGACAAAATTGACCTCAACACCTAAATCCTGCCTGCCGTATCCTCTTCCAGATATCCGTTCCGGCCTTCGGAAATGGCTTCCCTGGCCAGTTGATCAGCAAGTTCGTTTTCCTTGTGTCCGGAATGGCCCTTGATCCATTTCCAGTGGACCCTGTGAAGCTGGCATAAAGAGTCAAGCGCCTGCCATAGGTCCTTGTTTTTGACAGGCCTCTTTTCAACAGTCTGCCAACCCCTCCGTTTCCATGCATTTATCCACTTGGTTATGCCCTGCTTCAGGTAGTTTGAGTCTGTAGTTATAATCACGTCACAGGCCACTTTAAGGGCCTCGAGGGCCCTTATTGCCGCCAATAGCTCCATCCGGTTGTTTGTGGTGTTTCTTGACCAGCCCTTGATGCACTTTTGATGTCTGTTATACCGCAACATCGCCCCCCATCCGCCGGGGCCCGGGTTTCCGGAACAGGCGCCGTCAGTGAATATGTGGACTATAATTGGCATCATCCATTTACCGGTTTACACTTTCTTCAAAAAATGGGATCTGTGCGGTTAAGAAACTATTCAAAATCAATCACGAAAACACGAAGGTACGAAAACACGAAACAAGACATAGAAATGAACTTAACGCCCTTCGGGCGGACTTAGAAAATTTTAGACACAGAAATTCCTATACTATCAAGTTGCTGATGTTCTTTTCGTGCTTTCGTGATAATTCTTTTCTTTTTCGTGTGTTGCATTATCGAATTGAGTATGGATGCTGAAATCAAATTTTACCATTAAAGCTATCTCCGCCCTGTATACAGGGTAACAATACCCATGGTTAAAGGCCTGTGCTTGACCTCCCGGAATCCCACATCTCTCATCATTGCGGCCAGGATCTCAGGTTCATGGAAGCCCTGAATGGAATCGGCCAGATAACTATAGGCCTCTTTGTCGCCTGAGATGATTCCGGCCATGAAGGGGATGAATTTGTGCAGATAAAGCCTGTATACCGGAGAAAAAAGGGGATTCTTGGGGCGCGAGAATTCAAGAATCGCAAGCTTGCCTCCTGGCTTCAGCACCCTCAACATTTCTCTGAGGCACTGCTCCAGCCGGCTCAGATTCCTGACCCCAAAGGCCACCGTTATCCCCCGGAATTTCAGGTCATGGAGCGGTAAGTACTCTCCGTCACCGCACACAGGGACTATATATTCCGCCTTGTCGTTGCTGTTTTCCCATTGAAGCGCCCCGTAGCGAAGCATCTCATAACAGAAATCCACTGCCACTACCGAACACCTTATCCGCCTTGCAATCTCAGCCGAAAGGGGCATGGTCCCCGCACAGAGGTCCAGGATAGGACCCTGTCCGAGTTCATTAAACTCACGCGCGGTCACCCATCTCCAGTAATGGTCTATGTAAAAACTGAGCAACCCGT
Above is a genomic segment from Deltaproteobacteria bacterium containing:
- the higA gene encoding addiction module antidote protein, HigA family, with translation MKKLDPITPGEILLEEFLKPMGLSQYRLAKEIGVPAQRISEIVGGKRSITADTDLRLCRFFGLSNGYWLRAQVAHDTEVAARTLSPLLKKIKPYSEYVAQQC
- a CDS encoding MFS transporter; this encodes MSTSDKKIFAAIFCSIFTSVTGLGIVVPLLPVYAHDLGASGLYISLIFGAFSLSRTFLLPYFGRISDIKGRKPFIVAGLLGYTLVSIAFMLSSDVNSLIIIRFLQGIASAMIMPVALAYIGDITPEGREGFYMGLFHLSMFLGLSIGPLAGGVISDKFSLDAAFASMGILASAGCMLSFFLLPPVSSERIARRYKASMPAIRLLRSRSIAGLFIVRFSYITCIGIIWCFLPVYADSEFGLSGLSIGILVMLGVFISGMLQVPMGFLADRLNKRYMIICGCLIVVYAIYSFSWAEGFRDIIIADIIFGVGGGMSTPPVMALSVIKGNETESMGSVMGLLTMGHSMGMMLGSFFAGIIMDYCGLRSAFPLGATIMMTGILLFIFLTRKNNLISLAHMQK
- a CDS encoding ribonuclease HI; this encodes MMPIIVHIFTDGACSGNPGPGGWGAMLRYNRHQKCIKGWSRNTTNNRMELLAAIRALEALKVACDVIITTDSNYLKQGITKWINAWKRRGWQTVEKRPVKNKDLWQALDSLCQLHRVHWKWIKGHSGHKENELADQLAREAISEGRNGYLEEDTAGRI
- a CDS encoding excinuclease ABC subunit A — protein: MIRSFKCKNTEALSKGDHVKQFVNIAKIARRKLRQLEIAGRLDDLRVPPGNHLEALKGNRSDQHNIRINDQWRVCFRWTDAGPEDVEIVDYH
- a CDS encoding bifunctional pyr operon transcriptional regulator/uracil phosphoribosyltransferase PyrR; protein product: MNDTRKIVLDSKGMDRALTRMAHEIIEQNKGIKDLALIGIRTGGVPLSERLQQRIAAVEGTMVPAGILDITLYRDDWSTLSQHPIVRKTEISFPVDNKNIVLVDDVLYTGRTVRAALDALIDLGRPQKIQLAVLVDRGRRELPIKPDFVGLSIRTSASEHVNVFLNEIAGRDEVVLEEKG
- a CDS encoding SAM-dependent methyltransferase, coding for MIPTGKEKKRFVRNKFASVSRRYDLLNGLLSFYIDHYWRWVTAREFNELGQGPILDLCAGTMPLSAEIARRIRCSVVAVDFCYEMLRYGALQWENSNDKAEYIVPVCGDGEYLPLHDLKFRGITVAFGVRNLSRLEQCLREMLRVLKPGGKLAILEFSRPKNPLFSPVYRLYLHKFIPFMAGIISGDKEAYSYLADSIQGFHEPEILAAMMRDVGFREVKHRPLTMGIVTLYTGRR
- a CDS encoding integron integrase (may be involved in the transfer of antibiotic resistance genes to plasmids and transposons) encodes the protein MSRFKKDRELLDEVRDVMRLHHYSIRTERTYCGWIKRYIQYHNMTSREELSNGEVKIEAFLTYLAVDRAVSPSTQNQAMNALVFLYKHVLKKSLDGNINAVRARKKVNIPVVMTREEVARVITLMEGTPQLVAKLLYGSGLRITEALRLRVHDIDYELKHIIVRSGKGTKDRITTFPVSVIPLLRNHLSRVRVIHEQDMAQGYGEVYMPYALARKYPNAAKEWNWQYVFPARNLSTDPRSGKIRRHHVDPSVINKAIKIAARKAGLTKRVSAHIFRHSFATHLLQRGTDIRTIQALLGHKDISTTMIYTHVLRQGGHGVPSPLDDLDI